The following coding sequences lie in one Spinacia oleracea cultivar Varoflay chromosome 1, BTI_SOV_V1, whole genome shotgun sequence genomic window:
- the LOC130465653 gene encoding uncharacterized protein, translating into MGDNCLLAHEVLTYVKRRKKGLRRFAVLKIDMNKAYDRVNWQFIGWILDHMEFPAVWRHWIMQCVSTVSYSILVNANTSACRNIRNTIDLFCKVSGEAINFDKSNVIFSPNTPSNIKNVLKQILGTPCTDSLGRYLGCNIEVDGRSSHAFDPLVEKVQKKISSWKHLSLSPAGRLLLINGILASLCSNVLAVFLVPKLISKKINSLLMWYWWRTSSMHMGICWVKRAKLEVPKGMGGIGLRNIVMFNQALLVKQAIRNIKTQTRSSQKSIERLMVRHHWKLA; encoded by the exons ATGGGAGATAATTGTTTGCTTGCCCATGAAGTCCTCACTTATGTTAAACGGAGGAAGAAAGGCTTGCGAAGATTTGCGGTATTGAAAATAGATATGAATAAAGCCTATGATCGTGTGAATTGGCAATTTATTGGCTGGATTCTAGATCATATGGAATTTCCTGCGGTTTGGAGACACTGGATCATGCAGTGTGTCTCAACGGTTTCATATTCAATTCTTGTCAATG CTAACACTTCAGCATGCAGGAACATTAGAAACACAATTGATTTGTTTTGCAAAGTCTCAGGAGAAGCAATTAACTTTGACAAATCCAACGTGATTTTTAGTCCGAATACGCCAAGCAATATTAAAAACGTGTTGAAGCAGATACTTGGAACTCCATGCACAGATTCACTGGGGAGATATTTAGGATGCAATATTGAGGTTGATGGAAGATCATCCCACGCTTTTGATCCCTTGGTTGAGAAGGTCCAAAAAAAGATCTCTTCCTGGAAGCACCTATCCCTCTCGCCTGCAGGTAGACTCCTGCTAATAAATGGCATTTTAGCTTCTTTGTGCTCAAATGTTCTTGCAGTATTTCTGGTCCCAAAGTTGATCTCCAAAAAAATAAACTCCCTGTTAATGTGGTACTGGTGGAGGACAAGTTCGATGCACATGGGTATTTGTTGGGTTAAACGAGCGAAATTGGAAGTGCCCAAGGGTATGGGGGGGATTGGGCTTCGTAACATTGTGATGTTTAATCAAGCCCTATTGGTGAAGCAGGCAATCCGTAATATCAAAACCCAGACTCGCTCATCGCAAAAGTCTATAGAAAGGCTTATGGTGCGTCACCATTGGAAGCTGGCTTGA